In Alphaproteobacteria bacterium, one DNA window encodes the following:
- a CDS encoding DUF2303 family protein, protein MNKMTSECATETAALAAWLEEKLQARTLSISDGSTDGQTHEVMILPQGQSVASIKPLLDEYRAAPERRQGTAHLDTLDSFIAHVNRFKDDDSVVFANISTIKPSILAVLDYHCRGAKGSPRFGRHRASYACPLSEQWGEWGASNGKKMSQVDFAAFIENRIEDVIPPPDLDPKEDADKSLTDLSRLLGGKFAGPHGLMELSRGISINESAKATQAVNIASGEATLQYTSEHQDGQGQRIQVPNLFLIAIPVFNGGDLYRIPVRLRYRLAGGSVSWFYEMYRKDKVFDHAFREICQGAEKGTALPLLYGSPE, encoded by the coding sequence ATGAATAAAATGACCAGCGAATGCGCCACAGAAACCGCCGCCCTGGCGGCGTGGCTCGAAGAAAAACTGCAAGCAAGGACACTGAGCATCAGCGACGGCTCAACAGATGGTCAAACGCATGAGGTTATGATCTTGCCACAAGGGCAGAGCGTCGCATCCATCAAGCCGCTTTTGGATGAGTATCGAGCGGCTCCAGAGCGTCGGCAGGGCACAGCCCATCTTGACACGCTGGATAGCTTTATTGCGCACGTCAACCGCTTTAAGGATGACGATAGCGTTGTCTTTGCCAATATCAGCACGATAAAGCCATCTATCCTTGCGGTGCTGGACTATCACTGCAGAGGTGCAAAGGGGTCTCCACGCTTTGGACGCCACAGAGCCTCTTATGCCTGCCCGTTGTCGGAACAATGGGGAGAGTGGGGCGCATCGAATGGCAAGAAGATGAGCCAGGTCGACTTCGCTGCTTTCATTGAAAATCGCATCGAAGATGTCATCCCGCCGCCCGATCTTGATCCGAAGGAAGACGCAGACAAAAGCCTAACAGACCTATCCCGCCTTCTTGGCGGTAAGTTTGCTGGCCCACATGGACTGATGGAACTGTCTCGCGGGATTTCCATCAACGAGTCAGCCAAGGCAACACAGGCGGTGAATATCGCGTCAGGCGAAGCCACGCTGCAATACACCAGCGAACATCAGGATGGGCAAGGCCAGCGCATTCAGGTGCCGAACTTGTTCTTGATCGCCATCCCCGTTTTTAACGGAGGAGATTTGTATCGAATTCCGGTGAGGCTGCGATACCGCCTGGCAGGCGGCAGCGTCTCGTGGTTTTACGAGATGTATCGCAAAGACAAGGTCTTTGATCACGCCTTCCGGGAAATAT
- a CDS encoding ClpX C4-type zinc finger protein, whose amino-acid sequence MTTATACSFCAKRHDQVAVLVTAIDGSVAICNVCVGQADRIIRRQYQGKDQSNLNVRRLALGGSITTEKGDRP is encoded by the coding sequence ATGACTACCGCCACCGCCTGCTCGTTCTGCGCCAAACGCCATGACCAGGTGGCCGTGTTGGTCACCGCCATCGATGGCTCGGTGGCGATCTGCAATGTCTGCGTGGGGCAGGCCGACAGGATCATCCGGCGCCAGTACCAAGGGAAAGATCAGTCCAATCTCAACGTCCGGCGGCTCGCGCTGGGCGGCAGCATCACTACGGAAAAGGGAGACAGACCATAA